CAATGGTTCTTGTGACAAGAGGAATTCTCCACAGTGAGTTTAGTTTAAGACTGAAACAGATTGCCCAGCCTTCCTAGACAAAGCCCTGAGCGCACCATGCTGTAAGCAGGGAGTCGGACTTTCAGGTGCCCCTTCTAAACGATGAGTCTGAAATTCTAAATGGACCTGCTGCCCCTCAAGATTGTATGACTGACATCAGCAGGCATCTCAGATTCTAATACAGCTGCCAGTTTGTTGATGCAGactgggagatgctgcagtCACTGTGAATCGAAGTAAAAGTTCCCTTTGGACGTTGCTAGTGATACTATTCCACTAATGACAGAGCTCTTTAAGGGCACAGGTACGTGCCACTACCAAGTAGATAAAGGAATGAAAGGATGACATTAatgtagatattttaaaaagcacactTGCTCTCACACACACTTCTCTCTGTCAAGACACCAGTGTCAGGCTATTGCTGCCTTCACATGTGCCTTCAGTAGGAAGGTTCTAGTATATTGCCAGAACATATGCAATGCATGTAGTTCTGGGGTCTTATcaaacagaaactgaaactgTGAAACTGAAactgtgaaacagaaatgagcaaatggtttttctgtttgctttggtttccaTCTGGCCCTTCAGCAAAAGTCACTACTTAGCACTATCTCCGGACAGAAGTTGGAAAAATGCAGCTTCTGTACCCTTACACCGACCAAGGAAGCAATATAATTCAACTTACCAACATCACATAGAGGACTAAGTTGTGTCTAAAAATCCAAGTTGTGTCTAAatgtcacaaaatattttcctacgAGGCTTCAAggtgccaggaaaaaaaacccgaacaaaatattgcattttGTAAAAGTTGTTTGGccatctatttttttcctcctcgAAATAGGTTCTTTTTGGTTCACAAAAGTATCTTTTTCATTAAGATGAATCTCTCTCCCTTGCCTCAATTAAAGTTTTCTGACACAACTCAGCACTTACCACTTCAGTAAATCAGGAACAGGTGCAATCACTCGTCTCAAACTTATGTCTCCAAAGCCCAgttgaaaaagacattttttatcAGCAAAACTCCAATGGCTGTGTTTCGTGCTACAATCCATCACATCTTTAACATACACTATTTCCAAGAATATAAGGGGTAATTTTTTTACAAGGAAGATTGTTCTCAATTACTTGTCTGCCTTTTACTCAAACTGATGCATACAAGTTTAGTACCCAGTGACATACAAACTGCAAGAATTAAGCAATTCTACCTTTAATACTAATGATTGTATTTGTACTTCTTGTACATAGGTTGGAAACTGTTTTGCATTATTTGAATCAGTTGacaaatactgatttttattattaactgaaaacaaactgtaCATTTCCCAGAAGAGATACTGCAATCTGCATTGACCCTTGCTATCATTAAATGATTCATGGCTTTGCTATATATTCCCTAAATGATTACAAAAAAATGTAGAGTCCATGTGGAAATCAAtgtaatgtgatttttaaattatatccTCTGTCTTCCCACAATACAGGTAGCCCTCCACTTTCACTTCTTTTAACCAAGGTTTCAATTTTTGGTTTGCAGCATGGTTTGAGATAGAACCTTGTTAACATTCATGATTAATGATGAGTTATATTTCCACAGTGTTGTATCCCTGATGAGAGATTCTCTGGGAAGGTTTCCTTGAAGGGCCTTCCGACAGTGATAAATGAGGGCAACATCCATGGGAACATACACACTCTTCCCATAAGCACGTAGGACAGAATGGACTGAAGTCTGAATCACCTTTCGTGGATCAACTATCATTTTCCTGGGATTAATTACATCTTTCCTGTCAGGCTCTCTGTATACATGCTGTAATATGTTAACACCTGGCACAGTATTCCAAGATGAAATGTTGAACGTGCGAGAAGATACAGTTTCTGGGAAGATATGGTTCTCAAAGAGGAAAACACTGGTCCCTGGGTTTTGCTCCCGAAGACTGTTCATCATTGTTTTCCAGTCTGGGTGTTTAAGGGGAAGAATTATTTCATCAGCATCATTAAGGACCACAAACTTGCTCCTTTCCATGTTACGGTATATACAGTCATTTAGAGCAGTGATTTGTCCATAGTAGCCAATGTGTGTCCCGTCTTGCATGAAGCGCCATTTAGAAGAAACCCTAAGGTGTGAGTTTATTGGCCAGGGAATTACCTCAACAGTTCCTTCTTCTATATAAAACTTCAAGACTTTCTCCATCAGATGGCTGCAGTTGTTCTTATAGATCACCACTTTCTGTACTCCAAGAATCTTATACATTTCCATACTCTGTATAAACTGCAAGACATTGTTGTAGTTTCCAAACATGGCAGAAATGCATACGGTGAAGTCAACAGAAAAGGTCTCAGGCTTGcgatttttaatttcaaacctCGGCAGCTGGTCAATATTTCCATGTGGAGACTGATGAATTGATACATGTGTTGGATCACAATTCTTAGGTTCCAAACAAACTATATCTGCTGCACCATAAGGAAATCCAAATCTATCTGAATGAACATcaatttttgcttttgataCATATATCTTTCCATTGGCCTGACAGCAGAACCAGCAGTAGAGTTGTTTTACATCCTCATGATGAACAATCCCAATCAGACGAGTGACTTTGCTTTCTCTGTCATCAAAGTATGGGGATATAATAAAAGTTTTGTTACCTTCTAATGCTGTTATTGTGCTAATGGCAATTTTCCCTCTACATCTTCTACCTTCTTGAATTACTTTTGGCTGATGAGAAAGTCTCTGTAACTTCAGATAAGAAACTGCAAGCATTGAAGTTACAGTCATaatgcacacagcagcagcaaagtagGATTTTTTCCCAGCACACAACATTTTGAACGTATCTAAATGTCCATGCAAATTTCTTTGTCCTTGTAATTTATGCTGCCTTATCTGCAGAAAAGAAACGGCAGTATGAGATAATACTGACCCATGATCATTGCTCAAGAATTTCACAAACAAGATGAGGGTAAGTCTCTATCATGGTGCACTGACTTACTCAGAGACCCAGCTACTGTGCTTTTATGAAAAACCAGTCAGAGAACACGCGTTTAATGATATGTACGATATGTGACACTCTGAATGCCTCTATTTGTCAGATGTGTGGAGCAGTCTCTCTACATGGAGGGTTCTGTAGAAGAACATAACAGAGGTCTATATACAGCatggagtattttttttcaaaaatccaaattttagAATATCCAATTTAATAACTAGGCAGTAATTCttaaagcaaaacagaacttttcttttttccaccgACACAGTGTGTATataaatttatgttttaaaaaaccaaactcaacCAGATTTCTCACAGACAAGCTAGAGGCAGATGAATTAAATGTATACAGAATTAATCAAGGTCATAATAAATATGCTAATTGGGGATTACACATGATGGTCCAGATATAATCACTAATTTATGAATTCCCTAACTTGCAGATCACCACAGATGAGACCATACTTAGAGAGGAAAGTCAATTCATACAATCCAGCAAAGGCGGGTGCAATCAATGCAGGTATAAAACTCAGTTTGCCACTCTACCTTACGTAACCCTGTACGAGGCAGCAGTTGCAGGAAAGGTCACCTCCTATTAATGCTTACTAGAGATCTGGGTCTCTTCGCACGGGATCAATGCTGTCTCAGATCCTGGCATGATTTGGAGGTTAGGGCTTAAAActcttgctgctgcagaaacaggTAGGCAGTCTTGAGTGACTGGATGACCGAGGTCTTCAGCAGCATTTGTGCTAGCAAGTGTTAATGCCTGAGTGGGAGTTTATGGCACTCTCAAGCACTAATTTCTGCAAGTGAAGCCTAGATAAAAGTTTTCTCTACATTCATCTTTAGGTATTCAGATATGATCCATAAATAGAAAAGTGGCATCAAGTCTCCTCAAAGGCCTGCTTGTACCCTGCTTGTACCCATCTCTGCTGTACAGAGATTCTTGGGAAAAAACGTGTCCCAGATTAATTAAATTCATGTCAGATCAGAAAACTGCATTGGTAGAAGAGAGTTTCCCCAACTGCCAGCAAGAAGTGTGGATTAAAATGCCGGAATGGAATGAACTGATGCTAAGATGACAAAAATGTTTCTAGCAGGTGAAAAATAATTGCCTGTGCCCTCAAAATAATGTATCATATTTTCACAATTGCTATTTAACAAAAAAGTGAAGTAGGGAGAACCACAGTCACAACACACCCCTGGAAATATCCCATATGCCAAGGCTGATGTGGTTTACAGCAGCCTTTGCTAGCTATCaagaaattgcttttcagaAGAGAATAGTCGTAGGGGCACCAAAAATCTCACTGCATCTCTAGgcacaaagcagaaaagaagcagcagaaagcactGACTCCTCTATCTCTGAAATGGAGATAGTATCCCCATACGTCCTTAAATTGAGAGTAGAACAGCAAATACATAGTAAGAATCTGCTATTGCCATACGACTTCCAGCTGAAGATTTGTGGCTGAAAACAACTCAAACTTTTAAAGTCTTTCTATGATATATTCTAAAGTACAGGTTTTCCCCAAGCATTCTTATTCCAAGGATGTTACATATTTTAGCATTCTTACAAAGAGAAGCTCACATTTAACATTCTTCCCCTTGGTTTTATCTATTTATGACTTAAAATATTGAtcttacaaaataaatattttttaattaaagaaatatcaaaacacATCAACagtaaataacaaaataaatttattacctgttctttcttctgctttttctagCAATAAATAactaacaagaaaaaaaatatatcttttcaactgcattttgaagagtgaacactggaaaggaaaaaggaccTTTTAAAGTAGATAGCAGAGTGAGGTTCTGTTCAGTCCTCCATTCACTTTTTGCCAAGTTATTTTGCTAAAATAATCTACTAATTGTTTATTTTAGACAGATAAATACTTTAAAGGTAAATTGCAATAATTGTTCAATACAGAACAATACCTTGAGGAGAAAAACTGGTACAATACCTCAGATACTTTCTGgcacattttatttcacataGCTGTTGCTCTTTTAATGTCAGTAACAGCAGCCACACCTAccagaaaaacaagttttccttctcttgagCAAAGCACACAGTTGTGTTGCAAGAACTTAATTACAAGTGAGTACAGAGTTGctgaagaaaaccaaacatttttcatggatttttttaaggctacttaagttttcttctgaaaattaatCTTGCATGTTGATATAAACCCAGTTCACACACATACTTAAAATGAGGTCGAAAAATACACTATATTTATATCTGCATTTCttggagaaacatttttttcatgacATGCTATAAGGCCTAGTCAGAACATGTAGATACAAATTCTGATTAGGAACTGTGAGAGAGTGCTGAAACAACAGCGACTTCTAGAAGCtaagaaaaagagcaaagtcaagAGCTCAAAGACACATCAGAACACTGTATCTTAAAGAAATATGTAGTTATTTGAAGAGTAAAATTCATGGTTTCCGCAACACAACTCATTAATTTTGCTCTCCTGAAATAAACAGCACAAATATGTAGTCATAAAATACATTAAGTCAGTGTAATTAAGAACACCACATTTCTATTTCCTCACTATAGAAAGGGTAAAATGGtaaattttaactttaaaagtATGCCTTCAGCATATTTAAATGCTCTTCTTTTATAGTAacaattaattttgattttgcatttcttaaatTCCAATTAATATGCAAGTAAGCATGCCACAAATGATGCAGATTTACTTTAATACTAAATTTAGCTAATGGTATCAATGGCTACTTTGCAGCATTCCACTTAACTGTAAACAGACTTTCGTCCTCCTCACCACCCTGACAGACTGCAGTAGTATCACCTCCTCATCTTCACGTTCATTACCTTTTCattcaacaaaatatttgaatgaaGCCATGGTAAAATCATGTCATAAGAAACAGTCTTCCTTCACCAATTGTTTCTCTGAAGTTGGCCCAGTTTCCATTACTCTCTAGTACAGGAGACTAGAAATGTCTGTACCTTATCCAAGTGAACAAGCCCTCATCATTGTtgggaattttctttcttaatgtgTGCTAGGATTTCATTTTTTGGGGATGCAACATATTGCACAGATACATCTGTGCTTGTCATCAGCCTACAACTGATATATCTGCCCAGTCAGTCAGACAAGTGCAGTTACacaatgttttcttctgcagcaaggTCATAATAAAGAGCTCTTGTCACGgttagaatcatggaatggcttgggttggacAGGACTTCAAAATATCTAGTCCCAATCCCCTTGCTGTAGGTGAGACATCTTTCACTAGATTGAGCTGCTCAAATTAATCATGTTTCCCCTTATTTCATTGGTCACAGTCCTGCTAAAATTTTCTCTAAAACCTTGTATGGGATCAAGACTACACTTAAAAACTTTCACATATTTAAatcatcttttttccccatcctaAACCAAGGAATCACCCATGCTTTAGCCACACTGTACCACTATGTTCACAAACACGTTTATTAATCTCCCATTACGGGTTCTTCCAATAGCTTGTCTTTTTAgaattttgaaattactttttttgtaTCACCTTCAAAATGGATGttgtttttacttttgctgTCCAACTTCTATTTTCAGACCTTCTTTTTCAACATCTTTCTAAAACTATCCACAACTCGCACTGTCCTTACTAAAAGCTGGTACCAATTGCTAATTTAGTTCAAGAGTCATTCCTGAGTAATAATTAATCTCCCTCATATCCTCTATGCATTGTGGCCTTCCTTTGTAAATTGTTTTGTTCACATGGAGATGGCTGACAACTAATTATGCTGCTCATTTCAGTATCTTGACAATGTCTACATTGTTTTAAGTTTTTCATAACTCACATCTTCTTACTTTATCTACCAATCTAGGGTAAGGATAGAGGGCAAGTGACAAGAGATGACTGCAAAGTTTGAGTTGCTAATATGAAGTATTAGCTTCAGCAGTATaagaacaataaacaacctAATCCTTGTTTATCTAGGGTCTAACTAAAAACCCCCCACTAGAAAAACAGCCATACAACACTTaccatttttgaaaaatattattctctATCCTTTAGTTTATGATTTTTGTCAAAGGCAAAACCATGGATCACTATGGTATTAACACAGTGTTAATAACTAACAAATATGAACAATAATTTACCATCTTTACCTGCTGCTGATCTTTTGATAGCTTACTTTTTTCAGAAAGGTTCTTTGACACACCAGGTGTCCTTCCTCTTTTATAAGATCCAAAGTCAAAGCATATTGTTTGAAGGATTAAACTGAAGGCAGTATTTTTCCACTTATAAAAtactaatataaaaaaattaaatgtctaATTCTATTCTATATACAAAGACAGTAAGCCAGAACAATATACAGTGTTGTCATATAACTGTCAATATACAgttgttgtgctttttttctgccatttgaACTGACAAACCCCACACTTCCCTGTATACACTCAGAAATTTCTCCATTATAATCTGCTGTACATCCCTAAACCAAACTCTTCCTATTGTAAACTTTTAAACTTTGTGTCCtttgaaaaatcaaacagattgggcaaaaaaaaaaactgcatgACATTTAAAAGACTgctatttcaatttttttctttgacactGTACTTTTTTAGCTGGGAGcgagttaattttcttcctagtagctAGCAGGGTGCTGTGTTTTATGACCAAAGAAAGTGCTTCAAACACACTGATGTTTAGCTATCACTGAACAGTACTTACACAGAGTCAAGGCCATCTCTGTTTCTCCTGTGGCTTCTGTCCCAGGAGGTGGATGGCACAAGAAGTTTGCATGGAACACAGCTGTGACTTCtgaaccaaaccaaccaaaggCCTATTCCACACCATAGGATGCCATGCTCAACCATCTAAGgtgggggaaaaaggagaaagggggAAACACGCGACATGACAGCATATGGCTTCCCAAATCACTGCTAATCCTGATGAAGTCCAGCTTTCCTGGAAATGGCTAGAAACGTGCCTGCTAAGGGGACATAAAGGCTAGATTGCACATTCTGTTTTGCATGCTGCTTTGCTTTACCTTTTAAACTGTATCTCAGGGAAAAAGCATGGCATTTCCCACGTTTGCCTTTCTAATTCTATCGCCATCCCAGTGCAAGAGGAAGGGTGAGGCTTGAGCTGCCTGCCCGGATGAACTCACAACACACACTGGAACTATGCTTTGGAGGAGTTTTGCATTCTTCGAATCTATAGTCAACCTCCACCCTTAGTACGAATTCAGACAAAGACTCAGAAAACCTGGTTTGGACAATTAATAGGTACCTTTAACTTACCCTTCAGCGATTAACCCCGCTATTGAAAAATAACGCTACAGATGATCACCATCCTCCTATTTCTTGAGTGGAAATAAAATCCCGAATCTGTCGCGCCTCTCCCGCGAGCACTGCAAGTCACAGGACCCCAAATAGGTGCCGCTGCCGGACCTCCACAACGGTGCCGGCAGGTTTACCACGCTCGCACACAGCCGGCAGAGCGCCCGGCTTCCAGTCCCTCGGGACCCGCCCTTTCCCGCACGGGGACGGGCAGAGCCCCGCCGCCGGAGTCCCGTGCGAGCACCGCCGCGAAAGCCGTGCGGAGCTGGCTCGGCGCTACTGGAACCCTCGCGTCTCATACCTGGCTCCCTCTGCGGTACCGACAGCAGCAACCGCAACAAGCCTCTGCGGCCCGGGGCTGGCGGGAGCGCTCCGTGCCCTCACCTGCCGCTCGGgaaggcggcggcggcggctaTGGCCGCAGAGATCCCGCGGTCCCCCGCCCCCGCCGTACTTCAGGTAGAGCCCCCGCCCGGCGTGGTCCGGGTGGGGCCGTTCGCGCTTGGGACGGCTGCTCGTCGCTTCGAACCGTGGTGGTGTCTCTGAGCGGCTTGCTGTGCACGGCATCGGCACCGACTGTCGGCGAGCGGCCCGCCCGAGCGCGGCTCCAAGGGTCTCGTTCGGCGAGCGACGGGGAGTTGGCCTCGGACGGAAGGACccccggggcgggccggggcctCTCCCGCCACTTTCCCAGGTTCCCCGAGGCACCGGTGACGGAGGCCCCATGTAAGACCGCGAATGGGGCAACGCGGCGGCCCCGGGATGCTAATGCGCGTCAGCGGCGGCGCCGCCGGTCCGTGCCGGCGGGCGCattttggggagcagagcctgcccatCCCGCCGAAGATCCGGACGCCAGCGGCTCCGGAGCGCTGATTACCCAGGTCCACATGCTGTGCCCCAGGGGGAACGCTCCCACACACCAGATCCTGGAAATGAACGGCATAGACAGCACAAGTGCAAAAGAAGGacatcagcagtgctgcactgtTCTCGAGGAGGTCTCCGGATTCGACCCCGACGCCTGTCAAATTAACTTGTGTAAAATGGAGAAACACGAACTAGCCATTGTATTTTCAGAAGGcaagtcaattaaaaaaaaagtacaggGAAATTGATAATTACACAATGATAAAAATCCAGTGGCTTACTGGAGTCCTGTCTACTTTTAGAGATAGATATGATAGTTGAATCATTTCTACAATAAAATACAAGGTTGGCATTAGCAGGAATTCTGTGgtgggattttcttttctagtgCCAAAGGCCATAAGTTACAGACCTTTGTTCCAGTTATAGAGATCTCCCACAGAGTGTCTTTATTTCCGGGGAGaacacagaataaaatgctTATAACAATGAAATGCTTGAAATTTAATtcttacatttaaaatgtagcaTACCCAATACAGTTCTCTTTCAGAGCCAAAGGTGTGTATCTCCAAAGGGGTGTGTCCTTGATAAGAGGTATGTCACACCAGTTTCCTGCAAAGACATGTAAACAGTGCTATTAGGCACTTCTCAACCACATGCAAATACCTGTAGAAAATAGTAGACTGAGGCCTCAACCCCCTATGTGGaccaaataatttttccaatttGAAAGTGTCTTTCCTAGATACATTGATCCAGTTCACAAATCAAATGCCTTACCCTCACTGCAAAAAATTTCCTCCCTATACCTAGTCTGAATCAACCTTCTTTTAAACTATAATCTGTTCTCCTATCACTACAGGCCCTACTAAAAAAAtttgtccccatctttcttgtaaGTCCCCTTCAAGTACTGAGAGGTGGCAATAACATCTGCTTGGTGCATCTTCTTCTCTGGGCTAAACAATTCCATctgtctcagcctttcctcatcgctgaggtgctccagctctctgattGTTCTTGTGGGTCTTCTCTGGACCCACTCCAACAGGTTCATATCTTTCCTATACCAAGGACTTGAAAGCTGGATGAAGCACTCCAcgtggggtctcacaagagcTGAGTGGAGGGGCAGAATCACTTCTGtcacctgctgcccacactgcttttgatgTAGCCCAGGACATGGCAGGCttctgagctgccagcacccacGGCCAGGacatgtccagcctctcataCACCAGCACCCTgaagtccttctcagcagagTTTCTCTTGATCTTTTCATTAGAATTATGTCAGTCCGAGCCACTCATCAAGCTTGTCCAGGCCCCAGTCTTCAGGTGTGGAAACTGCATCACTCAgtttggtgtcatctgcaaacctGCTGAGTTAAATTTGAAGTGCAAAGAAATTTAAGTTTGTCTCTACTTCTTTGGACTTTCAAAATATCACTTGAAAAACCTTCAGATTTGGAGGCTTTTTCAATTTTATCCTAGAAATGTTGATTCTGTTGTATTTATACTACTAAATGGCTAGACTGTGCTCTATAAAGTCTGTTCAATTATATTACCattcattcaaaataaaacatgcatgCTGCCTTTGAGCTAAAACATTCCTTCTGTACCTCTCCTAttctttttcagaatattttattgtcAACAGCGTACATACCCTGCACATTTTTAAACTTACAACCAAATGCTATTACTGTTGTAGTAAACAAactttttttacattaaagtatttaattagcaaaacaatcattattaTCAATGtaacaaactgaaaaatgcagcaACTCGATACAAGACTGAGGTTACAAAATACTTTGCCAAAAACCTAGGTTCCAACACCAGAGTTCTTACAGGTGAGACAGTTCACAAGAATTTTAGAAAGAATCCTTTACACAAATGGCATGCAGTGGACTGCTGAAAAACACAGCCAAAAATAGTGCAACAGTTTccacacaaaacaaaccaaaatgttGAAACTGATTAACATTACAGTGTGACAAGTCAGTCTCACTTTGAAAACTAGTTTCTTTGCCTCATTTTACCGCTATTTGGAAAAACATGCATTTTGGCACTGAATTACacttaaattaattaaataaataaaaaaataataaataattaaataataaaataaaaattatttaaataaattaagcAATACATTAAATAAACTAATATTACTTATAGTTATTATATCTTCACAATTGTGAAAATGGTAATTATGTCATAATGTTTACTTTTACATAACTACTGTAGTTGTTCTCTTTGATGGAGGAAAACTTGTATGGtttgtgaaattattttgtggaaATGCTGTAACAATCAGTAGTGACAGGCAACCTATTGTATTTCAATAGCCACTTTCAATTAACCATAGCAGTACCCGGTAATAGCAAATGGTACCAAATGGCATCATAACACCTCTAATCAGCAGCTAGGAACTGTTTAATCCTTAAAGACTAATTTAAAATTGGTTTAAGATGTTTTA
The Serinus canaria isolate serCan28SL12 chromosome 17, serCan2020, whole genome shotgun sequence DNA segment above includes these coding regions:
- the LOC103819095 gene encoding uncharacterized protein LOC103819095 isoform X1, yielding MCQKVSEIRQHKLQGQRNLHGHLDTFKMLCAGKKSYFAAAVCIMTVTSMLAVSYLKLQRLSHQPKVIQEGRRCRGKIAISTITALEGNKTFIISPYFDDRESKVTRLIGIVHHEDVKQLYCWFCCQANGKIYVSKAKIDVHSDRFGFPYGAADIVCLEPKNCDPTHVSIHQSPHGNIDQLPRFEIKNRKPETFSVDFTVCISAMFGNYNNVLQFIQSMEMYKILGVQKVVIYKNNCSHLMEKVLKFYIEEGTVEVIPWPINSHLRVSSKWRFMQDGTHIGYYGQITALNDCIYRNMERSKFVVLNDADEIILPLKHPDWKTMMNSLREQNPGTSVFLFENHIFPETVSSRTFNISSWNTVPGVNILQHVYREPDRKDVINPRKMIVDPRKVIQTSVHSVLRAYGKSVYVPMDVALIYHCRKALQGNLPRESLIRDTTLWKYNSSLIMNVNKVLSQTMLQTKN
- the LOC103819095 gene encoding uncharacterized protein LOC103819095 isoform X2, with the translated sequence MLCAGKKSYFAAAVCIMTVTSMLAVSYLKLQRLSHQPKVIQEGRRCRGKIAISTITALEGNKTFIISPYFDDRESKVTRLIGIVHHEDVKQLYCWFCCQANGKIYVSKAKIDVHSDRFGFPYGAADIVCLEPKNCDPTHVSIHQSPHGNIDQLPRFEIKNRKPETFSVDFTVCISAMFGNYNNVLQFIQSMEMYKILGVQKVVIYKNNCSHLMEKVLKFYIEEGTVEVIPWPINSHLRVSSKWRFMQDGTHIGYYGQITALNDCIYRNMERSKFVVLNDADEIILPLKHPDWKTMMNSLREQNPGTSVFLFENHIFPETVSSRTFNISSWNTVPGVNILQHVYREPDRKDVINPRKMIVDPRKVIQTSVHSVLRAYGKSVYVPMDVALIYHCRKALQGNLPRESLIRDTTLWKYNSSLIMNVNKVLSQTMLQTKN